A genome region from Piliocolobus tephrosceles isolate RC106 chromosome 8, ASM277652v3, whole genome shotgun sequence includes the following:
- the TMEM225B gene encoding transmembrane protein 225B isoform X1, whose translation MDIHPTVPNPYTLLSALHPEKQWYTVLDLKDAFFSLPLAPKSQELFAFEWTDPERGINGQLTWTRLPQGFKNSPTLFDEALHEDLGEYRRQHPEITLLQYVDDLLIAARSPETCVQGTEDLLKTLGELGYQASATKAQICKSEVTYLGYLLKGGQRWLTRARKETVLRISRPPSARQVREFLGSAGFCRLWIPRFAELAKPLYQATKEQQPFNWTEEAELAFQQIKTALLSAPALGLPDVSRPFHLYVDESKGVAKAVLTQYLGPWQRPVAYLSKKLDPVAAGWPPCLWIIAATTLMVQDADKLTMGQELRVTTPHAIEGILWQPPDRWISNARLTHYQGLLLNPLRITFLPPTSLNPASLLPNPDLDTPFHECTEILAQVHGVREDLQDRPLPDAELIWFTDGSSFVHQGQRYAGAAVTSETEVIWAEPLPPGTSAQRAELIALTQALTLGAEKKLTVYTDSCYAFATAYIHGAEREREGTINS comes from the coding sequence ATGGATATACACCCCACTGTGCCTAATCCATACACCCTCCTGAGCGCCTTGCATCCAGAAAAACAGTGGTACACCGTCcttgatttaaaagatgctttcttcagccTACCTCTGGCCCCCAAAAGTCAAGaactctttgcatttgaatggacggATCCTGAGAGGGGCATCAACGGTCAGCTGACATGGACCAGGCTGCCACAAGGGttcaagaactcgccaaccctgttcgatgaagcccttcatgaagatctgggtgagtaccggcggcaacaccctgaaataactcttttgcagtatgttgatgatctcttAATAGCGGCCAGGTCCCCGGAAACTTGTGTTCAAGGGACTGAGGACCTCTTGAAGACTCTGGGGGAGCTAGGCTACCAAGCCTCAGCAACAAAGGCTCAGATCTGCAAGTCGGAGGTAACCTATCTGGGGTACctattaaaaggggggcaacgctGGTTAACCAGAGCCCGGAAAGAGACAGTCCTACGCATCTCTAGACCCCCATCGGCACGACAAGTAAGAGAATTCTTGGGGTCGgcggggttctgtaggttatggatacccaggtttgcagagttagccaagcccctataccaggcaacaaaagaacagcagcccttcaattggacggaagaggctgagctggccttCCAGCAGATAAAAACTGCTCTGTTATCAGCCCCTGCGCTAGGACTCCCTGATGTTTCCAGGCCCTTCCACCTATACGTAGATGAAAGTAAGGGCGTTGCAAAAGCTGTGTTAACTCAGTATCTAGGCCCCTGGCAGAGACCAGTCGCCTACCTGTCAAAGAAGTTGGATCCGGTGGCTGCTGGCTGGCCACCCTGTCTCTGGATAATCGCGGCAACCACCCTAATGGTTCAAGACGCTGACAAACTTACCATGGGGCAAGAGTTGCGCGTTACAACCCCGCATGCCATTGAAGGCATCCTCTGGCAGCCGCCGGACCGATGGATAAGTaacgcccggctcacccactatcaAGGACTGCTGTTAAACCCCCTCAGAATAACTTTTCTGCCCCCAACATCTTTAAATCCTGCTTCACTGCTGCCAAATCCAGACTTGGACACCCCGTTCCATGAGTGCACTGAGATACTGGCTCAGGTGCATGGGGTGCGGGAGGACCTGCAAGATCGTCCGCTCCCCGACGCAGAACTCATCTGGTTCACTGATGGCAGCAGCTTCGTCCACCAAGGCCAGCGGTATGCAGGAGCGGCTGTAacgtcagagactgaggtaatctgggcaGAACCCTTGCCTCCAGGGACATCGGCCCAAAGAGCCGAACTGATAGCACTCACCCAGGCCCTCACCTTAGGGGCagagaaaaaactaacagtatACACGGACAGCTGCTATGCTTTCGCCACCGCGTACATACATGGGgccgaaagagagagagaggggactattaacagctga